The stretch of DNA gtctgagtctgagtctgtgtctgagtctgagtctgagtctgagtctgagtctgtgtcTGAGTCAgtgtctgagtctgagtctgtgtctgagtctgagtctgtgtctgagtctgagtctgagtctgagtctgagtctgtgtcTGAGTCAgtgtctgagtctgagtctgagtctgtgtctgagtctgagtctgtgtctgagtctgagtctgtgtctgagtctgagtctgagtccgTGTCTGAGTCTGAGTCCGTGTCTGAGTCTGAGTCCGTGTCTGAGTCTGAGTCCGTGTCTGAGTCTGAGTCCGA from Plectropomus leopardus isolate mb unplaced genomic scaffold, YSFRI_Pleo_2.0 unplaced_scaffold60387, whole genome shotgun sequence encodes:
- the LOC121939788 gene encoding serine-aspartate repeat-containing protein C-like; protein product: SDSDTDSNTDTDSDSDSDSDTDSDSDTDSDSDTDSDSDTDSDSDSDTDSDSDTDSDSDTDSDSDSDTDSDTDSDSDSDSDSDTDSDSDTDSDSDTDSDTDSDSDS